The Primulina eburnea isolate SZY01 chromosome 8, ASM2296580v1, whole genome shotgun sequence genome contains a region encoding:
- the LOC140837985 gene encoding GDSL esterase/lipase At5g03810-like isoform X2: protein MGFVRYIIGALLVVLLSVSNGDPLVPALLIFGDSVVDVGNNNNMLTLIKANFPPYGRDFVSHKPTGRFSNGKLATDFTAEYLGFSSYPPAYLSEGARRGNNILNGVNFASAASGYYESTARLYRALTLRQQLAYYREWQGRVVDLVGRAKADDIFSGAIHLISAGTSDFIQNYYINPILNTLFSTDRFSNSLIESYSSFIQNLYNLGARRIGVTSLPPTGCLPAAITLFGFGRNECVARLNRDAVAFNGFFESRKACCGTGVLETSFLCNVRSVGTCSNATEYVFWDGFHPSQAANEKLAQSLLEQGFDLIG from the exons ATGGGGTTCGTGAGATACATAATAGGTGCACTTCTTGTTGTGCTGTTATCGGTTTCTAATGGGGATCCTCTGGTTCCTGCACTCTTAATCTTTGGGGATTCTGTGGTGGATGTGGGGAACAACAACAATATGCTAACCTTGATCAAGGCCAACTTCCCTCCTTATGGAAGAGATTTTGTTTCACACAAACCTACCGGAAGGTTCAGCAACGGAAAACTCGCCACGGACTTTACTG CGGAGTATCTTGGGTTCAGTTCATATCCACCGGCGTACCTTAGTGAAGGAGCCAGAAGAGGGAACAATATTCTCAATGGTGTCAACTTTGCCTCAGCTGCTTCGGGTTACTACGAGAGTACTGCACGCTTATAC CGGGCCTTGACGTTAAGGCAGCAGCTAGCATATTACAGGGAGTGGCAGGGCCGAGTGGTGGACTTAGTAGGAAGGGCTAAAGCCGATGATATATTCTCTGGAGCAATTCATCTCATAAGCGCGGGGACGAGTGATTTCATTCAGAATTATTACATTAACCCAATTCTCAACACACTCTTCTCTACGGATCGCTTCTCAAACTCACTCATAGAATCATACTCTAGCTTCATCCAG AATTTATACAATCTTGGTGCTAGAAGAATAGGAGTTACATCTCTACCACCCACAGGATGCTTGCCTGCAGCAATTACTTTGTTTGGATTTGGAAGAAACGAGTGTGTGGCGAGGCTTAACCGAGATGCCGTGGCATTTAACG GATTTTTTGAATCAAGAAAGGCCTGCTGTGGGACAGGTGTGCTGGAAACATCATTTCTATGTAATGTGAGGTCTGTGGGGACATGCTCCAATGCCACGGAGTATGTTTTCTGGGACGGATTCCATCCTTCTCAAGCTGCGAATGAGAAATTGGCCCAGAGTTTACTTGAGCAAGGATTTGATCTCATAGGGTAA
- the LOC140839275 gene encoding pistil-specific extensin-like protein: protein WAFVSESQAAGYSKEETQVFQVTGKVLCQDCSKGWNEWIDGADPLKGAKVSVTCLDERSRIVHYASDLTDGAGDFEVNCNKYANGKKLNPNNCFLRLVSSPDPVCNVATNFAGGKTGVKLQRPAVVYRDTVKYALGAFYYTTPMCDEPDTSILDDDDDSKDGEQGNY from the exons TGGGCATTTGTATCGGAGTCGCAGGCGGCCGGATATTCGAAGGAAGAAACTCAGGTGTTCCAAGTCACCGGAAAAGTCCTCTGCCAGGATTGCTCAAAGGGGTGGAATGAATGGATCGATGGTGCCGACCCCCTCAAAG GGGCAAAGGTATCGGTAACATGCCTAGACGAGAGGAGCAGAATTGTGCACTATGCAAGTGACTTAACAGATGGAGCCGGAGACTTTGAGGTGAATTGTAACAAGTATGCCAATGGCAAGAAACTTAACCCCAACAACTGCTTTCTGAGGTTGGTTTCATCACCGGACCCGGTGTGCAACGTGGCCACCAACTTTGCCGGAGGGAAGACCGGTGTCAAGCTCCAGCGGCCTGCTGTGGTGTACAGAGATACGGTGAAGTATGCGCTGGGGGCGTTCTATTATACGACCCCGATGTGCGATGAACCTGATACAAGTATtcttgatgatgatgatgattccAAGGATGGCGAACAAGGAAATTACTGA
- the LOC140837985 gene encoding GDSL esterase/lipase At5g03810-like isoform X1 translates to MGFVRYIIGALLVVLLSVSNGDPLVPALLIFGDSVVDVGNNNNMLTLIKANFPPYGRDFVSHKPTGRFSNGKLATDFTAEYLGFSSYPPAYLSEGARRGNNILNGVNFASAASGYYESTARLYRALTLRQQLAYYREWQGRVVDLVGRAKADDIFSGAIHLISAGTSDFIQNYYINPILNTLFSTDRFSNSLIESYSSFIQNLYNLGARRIGVTSLPPTGCLPAAITLFGFGRNECVARLNRDAVAFNGKLNTTSQILRNRLPGLKIVVFDIYNPLLDMIVHPTDNGFFESRKACCGTGVLETSFLCNVRSVGTCSNATEYVFWDGFHPSQAANEKLAQSLLEQGFDLIG, encoded by the exons ATGGGGTTCGTGAGATACATAATAGGTGCACTTCTTGTTGTGCTGTTATCGGTTTCTAATGGGGATCCTCTGGTTCCTGCACTCTTAATCTTTGGGGATTCTGTGGTGGATGTGGGGAACAACAACAATATGCTAACCTTGATCAAGGCCAACTTCCCTCCTTATGGAAGAGATTTTGTTTCACACAAACCTACCGGAAGGTTCAGCAACGGAAAACTCGCCACGGACTTTACTG CGGAGTATCTTGGGTTCAGTTCATATCCACCGGCGTACCTTAGTGAAGGAGCCAGAAGAGGGAACAATATTCTCAATGGTGTCAACTTTGCCTCAGCTGCTTCGGGTTACTACGAGAGTACTGCACGCTTATAC CGGGCCTTGACGTTAAGGCAGCAGCTAGCATATTACAGGGAGTGGCAGGGCCGAGTGGTGGACTTAGTAGGAAGGGCTAAAGCCGATGATATATTCTCTGGAGCAATTCATCTCATAAGCGCGGGGACGAGTGATTTCATTCAGAATTATTACATTAACCCAATTCTCAACACACTCTTCTCTACGGATCGCTTCTCAAACTCACTCATAGAATCATACTCTAGCTTCATCCAG AATTTATACAATCTTGGTGCTAGAAGAATAGGAGTTACATCTCTACCACCCACAGGATGCTTGCCTGCAGCAATTACTTTGTTTGGATTTGGAAGAAACGAGTGTGTGGCGAGGCTTAACCGAGATGCCGTGGCATTTAACGGTAAACTTAATACCACGTCTCAGATTTTGAGGAATAGGCTTCCTGGATTGAAGATTGTTGTCTTTGACATCTACAATCCTCTGCTGGATATGATCGTTCACCCGACCGACAATG GATTTTTTGAATCAAGAAAGGCCTGCTGTGGGACAGGTGTGCTGGAAACATCATTTCTATGTAATGTGAGGTCTGTGGGGACATGCTCCAATGCCACGGAGTATGTTTTCTGGGACGGATTCCATCCTTCTCAAGCTGCGAATGAGAAATTGGCCCAGAGTTTACTTGAGCAAGGATTTGATCTCATAGGGTAA
- the LOC140839790 gene encoding aspartic proteinase 39-like, which produces MPVMAGGGLVMVSAVVLVAAAVVVAAARGGGESKRVLILERAFPVEERVGLEEIIAQDSARHARTLQSFAGGIVDFPVYGTSDPYVAGLYYTKVRLGSPPQEFNVLIDTGSDVLWVACSSCNDCPQNSGLGIALNFFDPAISSTVSPISCSDNICASLVQTSSAECSAEYNQCGYSLKYEDESSISGFYVNDLIYFDTILGTSLIANSSAPVVFGCSTSLFGDLTKSDRAYDGIFGFGKKGLSVISQLSSRGITPKVFSHCLKGEGGGGGILVLGEIMDSRIVYTPLVPSMPHYNLYLQSIAVNGLLLPIDPAVFMTTDKQGTMIDSGTTLAYLVEGAYDPLVTAITASLSPYVTPIVSDGKQCYLVSTSVTELFPPVSFNFAGGASLVLRPVDYLVQMGFSDGAAMWCIGFIKVENGDTTILGDLVLKDKIFVYDLAHQRIGWADYDCSLSVNVSITFGKDEFVNAGELIVSRGSSSSVPFKSMYQTMNFLLLHIFLYVGCLVLL; this is translated from the exons ATGCCTGTGATGGCTGGCGGGGGGTTAGTGATGGTGTCAGCAGTGGTATTGGTGGCGGCCGCGGTCGTGGTTGCGGCAGCGAGAGGCGGCGGTGAAAGTAAAAGGGTGCTGATTCTGGAGAGGGCGTTCCCAGTGGAGGAAAGAGTCGGGCTGGAGGAGATTATTGCTCAGGACAGTGCGAGGCACGCGCGGACGTTGCAGAGCTTCGCCGGTGGCATCGTGGATTTCCCGGTTTACGGCACCTCTGATCCTTACGTTGCTGG ACTTTATTATACTAAAGTGAGATTGGGATCTCCACCACAAGAATTTAATGTACTAATTGATACTGGTAGCGATGTCCTGTGGGTTGCTTGCAGTTCATGTAATGATTGTCCCCAAAATAGTGGCCTTGGG ATTGCTCTCAATTTCTTCGATCCTGCTATCTCGTCAACTGTTTCTCCCATTTCCTGCTCAGATAATATATGTGCTTCTTTAGTGCAAACCTCGTCTGCCGAATGCTCTGCTGAATATAATCAGTGTGGTTACTCACTCAAATACGAAGATGAGAGTAGTATTTCTGGTTTTTATGTAAATGATCTGATTTATTTTGACACAATTTTGGGTACCTCATTGATTGCCAATTCTTCAGCTCCTGTCGTTTTTGG GTGCAGCACGTCTCTGTTTGGTGATTTGACAAAATCAGATAGAGCATATGATGGTATATTtgggtttggcaagaagggtctTTCAGTAATATCGCAATTGTCATCACGTGGGATCACCCCAAAAGTATTTTCCCATTGTTTGAAAGGAGAAGGCGGTGGTGGAGGTATACTAGTTCTTGGTGAGATAATGGATTCAAGAATCGTTTATACTCCCCTTGTTCCATCAAT GCCTCATTATAATTTATATCTGCAAAGCATTGCTGTCAATGGGCTGTTGTTACCTATTGATCCAGCAGTGTTTATGACAACAGACAAACAAGGAACCATGATTGATTCCGGAACAACTTTGGCATACCTTGTGGAAGGAGCTTATGATCCTCTCGTGACTGCT ATTACTGCATCTCTTTCTCCATATGTGACGCCAATTGTTTCTGATGGGAAGCAATGCTATCTAGTCTCGACAAG TGTAACAGAGTTGTTCCCACCTGTTTCTTTCAATTTCGCTGGAGGCGCATCCTTGGTTTTAAGACCCGTTGACTACCTTGTTCAGATGGGATTTTCT GATGGCGCCGCAATGTGGTGCATTGGCTTCATTAAAGTTGAGAATGGAGACACAACAATTTTGGGAG ATCTTGTTCTTAAAGATAAAATCTTTGTTTATGATTTGGCTCATCAAAGAATAGGGTGGGCAGACTACGATT GTTCTTTGTCCGTGAATGTCTCCATAACATTTGGGAAAGATGAATTTGTAAACGCTGGAGAATTAATCGTGAGCAGGGGCTCGTCAAGTAGTGTACCCTTCAAAAGCATGTATCAGACTATGAACTTTCTCTTGCTGCATATATTTTTGTACGTCGGATGCCTCGTACTTCTGTAA
- the LOC140839789 gene encoding threonine dehydratase 1 biosynthetic, chloroplastic-like: MKMEALRFTGHAQSPLFTAEFTFKNSSAAVKSTCIKPSIHAVLSKSTAEILPALEIPVPRMSQLSPPWDSVGPSLERVSPSSLQCESGYLIPNLNHSGNGAASNGSLNAMEYLTNILSSKVYDVAYESPLQLATKLSDRWGVNVWLKREDLQPVFSFKLRGAYNMMAKLSKEQLEQGVICSSAGNHAQGVALSARKLGCNAVIAMPVTTPEIKWKSVEGLGATVILVGDSYDETQAYAKKRAEEEGRTFIPPFDHPDVIIGQGTVGMEIVRQMKEPLEAIFVPVGGGGLIAGIAAYVKRVSPEVKIIGVEPFDANAMALSLHHGRRVMLDQVGGFADGVAVKEVGKETFKLCRELIDGVVLVSRDAICASIKDMFEEKRSILEPAGALSLAGAEAYCKFYGIKSANVVAVTSGANMNFDRLRLVTELADVGRRREAVLATYMPEELGSFKRFCELVGPMNITEFKYRYNSEKENALVLYSVGLHTKLELDAMIERMKSAQLLTINLTENDLVKDHLRHLMGGRSNLENELLCRFVFPERPGALMKFLDMLSPRWNISLFHYRAQGETGANVLVGIQVSKNEIDEFKNRANCLGYEYEVETINEAFQLL, from the exons ATGAAAATGGAAGCTCTCAGGTTCACGGGCCATGCACAATCGCCACTTTTTACTGCAGAATTCACCTTCAAAAATTCCTCCGCCGCCGTAAAGAGCACATGCATAAAGCCATCGATCCATGCCGTACTGTCGAAGTCGACGGCGGAAATTTTACCGGCCCTTGAGATTCCAGTTCCTAGGATGTCTCAGCTGTCCCCGCCTTGGGACTCTGTGGGTCCTTCTTTGGAGAGAGTTTCTCCGAGTTCTCTGCAGTGCGAGAGCGGGTATTTGATACCGAATCTGAATCACTCGGGCAACGGTGCGGCGAGTAACGGTAGCTTGAATGCAATGGAGTATTTGACGAATATACTGTCGTCTAAGGTGTATGATGTGGCGTACGAGTCACCATTGCAGCTGGCCACCAAGCTGTCGGACAGGTGGGGGGTCAATGTCTGGCTCAAGAGAGAGGATCTTCAGCCC GTTTTTTCATTCAAGCTTCGGGGTGCTTATAATATGATGGCAAAACTTTCGAAGGAACAACTTGAACAAGGTGTAATATGTTCATCTGCTGGAAATCATGCACAAGGTGTGGCATTATCCGCTCGGAAACTGGGTTGTAATGCTGTCATTGCTATGCCCGTTACCACACCAGAGATTAAG TGGAAATCGGTTGAAGGACTGGGTGCCACTGTCATACTTGTAGGGGATTCTTACGATGAAACCCAAGCTTATGCCAAAAAACGAGCCGAAGAGGAGGGTCGCACATTCATTCCTCCTTTTGATCACCCAGATGTGATCATAGGGCAGGGAACAGTTGGAATGGAGATTGTGCGGCAAATGAAAGAGCCTCTAGAAGCAATATTTGTGCCAGTCGGTGGTGGGGGCCTTATTGCTGGTATTGCTGCCTATGTGAAAAGGGTCTCCCCTGAAGTGAAAATAATTGGAGTGGAGCCATTTGATGCGAATGCGATGGCGTTATCTCTGCACCATGGCCGGCGAGTAATGTTGGACCAAGTTGGAGGTTTTGCTGATGGTGTAGCAGTCAAAGAGGTTGGCAAAGAGACGTTCAAACTTTGCAGGGAACTGATTGATGGTGTAGTTCTTGTTAGCCGGGACGCAATTTGTGCATCAATAAAG GACATGTTTGAGGAGAAAAGAAGCATTTTAGAACCGGCCGGTGCTCTTTCTTTAGCTGGGGCTGAAGCTTACTGCAAGTTCTATGGAATTAAGAGTGCAAATGTTGTTGCGGTAACAAGTGGAGCTAACATGAATTTTGATCGACTGAGATTGGTAACCGAACTTGCAGATGTTGGTAGACGTCGGGAAGCTGTACTTGCCACTTACATGCCTGAAGAACTTGGGAGCTTTAAGCGATTCTGTGAGCTT GTTGGACCGATGAATATTACCGAATTCAAATACAGATATAATTCAGAGAAAGAAAACGCACTTGTATTATATAG TGTCGGGCTTCACACTAAATTGGAACTGGATGCGATGATAGAAAGAATGAAATCAGCTCAACTACTGACCATTAATCTTACAGAAAATGACTTGGTCAAAGATCATTTGCGGCATTTG ATGGGTGGCCGATCAAATCTTGAAAACGAGCTTCTATGTCGTTTCGTTTTCCCAGAGAGGCCAGGAGCTTTGATGAAATTCTTGGATATGTTAAGCCCGCGTTGGAACATAAGTTTGTTCCATTACAGAGCACAG GGAGAAACTGGGGCTAACGTGTTGGTTGGCATCCAAGTTTCAAAAAATGAGATAGACGAGTTCAAGAATCGTGCAAACTGTCTGGGATATGAGTATGAAGTGGAAACCATTAACGAAGCGTTCCAGCTCCTATAA